The Ananas comosus cultivar F153 linkage group 2, ASM154086v1, whole genome shotgun sequence genome contains a region encoding:
- the LOC109723830 gene encoding myb-related protein 306-like, with translation MGRPPCCDKIGVKKGPWTPEEDLMLVSYIQEHGPGNWRSVPANTGLMRCSKSCRLRWTNYLRPGIKRGNFTDQEEKLIIHLQALLGNRWAAIASYLPERTDNDIKNYWNTHLKKKLKKLQNNEDGAPTSGSATNYQPISKGQWERRLQTDIHMARQALREALSIESKPTDLKPSNSLCSYIKPGHLPTASSTTTYASNTENISRLLQGWMRNSTKPKPTQTDSGSSQNSINKAVGAADSVSSEGSASVVNNFESLLNFESQTPEGSGSGSGSGSGSETSLFQDECKPGSDQGQVPLSMIETWLFDESVGHGEVGFIDMTLDDPTELF, from the exons ATGGGAAGACCGCCTTGTTGTGATAAGATAGGTGTGAAGAAGGGCCCTTGGACTCCTGAAGAGGATCTCATGTTGGTATCCTACATCCAAGAGCACGGCCCTGGGAATTGGAGATCTGTTCCTGCCAACACtg GACTCATGAGATGCAGCAAGAGTTGTAGGCTTAGGTGGACTAATTATCTCAGGCCAGGGATCAAGCGAGGCAACTTCACAGATCAAGAGGAGAAGCTTATAATCCATCTTCAAGCTCTCCTTGGGAACAG GTGGGCAGCAATAGCTTCTTATCTCCCGGAGAGAACAGATAACGACATCAAGAACTACTGGAACACCCATCTGAAGAAGAAGCTAAAGAAGCTCCAAAATAACGAAGACGGTGCACCGACGAGCGGCAGCGCCACGAATTACCAACCCATCTCCAAAGGGCAATGGGAGAGGAGGCTTCAAACCGACATCCACATGGCTCGACAAGCTCTTCGTGAAGCCTTGTCCATCGAAAGTAAGCCCACCGATCTGAAGCCATCAAACAGCTTGTGCTCCTACATCAAGCCTGGTCACTTACCTACAGCTTCTTCGACCACAACCTACGCATCAAACACTGAGAACATATCACGGTTGCTCCAAGGATGGATGAGGAACTCAACCAAGCCCAAGCCGACTCAAACTGATTCCGGTTCGAGCCAGAACTCGATCAACAAGGCGGTCGGCGCCGCCGACTCAGTCTCCAGCGAAGGATCAGCTAGTGTTGTAAACAATTTCGAATCGCTGCTCAACTTCGAGTCGCAGACACCAgagggttcgggttcaggttcgggttcgggttcgggttcggagaCGAGCCTATTTCAAGACGAGTGCAAGCCGGGTTCGGATCAGGGTCAAGTTCCCCTCTCCATGATCGAGACTTGGCTCTTCGATGAGAGTGTCGGGCATGGCGAGGTAGGCTTCATTGACATGACACTAGATGACCCTACTGAGTTGTTCTAG
- the LOC109706727 gene encoding uncharacterized protein LOC109706727 translates to MARSAAFFLPLTAASLSQLSSPSRTRLPALRMAKPLRVRCVSSSLDSSKSSSVLEKPPAPSKTGMWQCTFEGNAVNVYYEKHEQETGENVKNILMIPTISDVSTVEEWRSVAKDLVAREGEVRCRATIVDWPGLGYSDRPSLNYNADVMENFLVQLMNAPDSPVASSDGDLIVFGGGHAATLALRAAGKDLVRPSVIAAVAPTWAGPLPIVFGRGSDMEARYGLLRGTLRAPAFGWMMYNVLVSNEKAIQSQYKSHVYANPDNVTPSIVESRYALTKRKGARYVPAAFLTGLLDPVKSREEFLQLFAALDGKIPILVVSTSSSPKRSKAEMDALRGAKGVTKFVEVPGALLPQEEYPLTVAEELYVFLQEAFASKSEIA, encoded by the exons ATGGCGCGCTCCGCCGCTTTCTTCCTTCCCCTCACCGCCGCGAGCTTATCTCAGCTCTCCTCTCCCTCGCGCACTCGACTCCCCGCTCTTCGAATGGCGAAGCCCCTTCGGGTCCGATGCGTCTCCTCCTCTCTCGATTCGTCCAAGTCCTCTTCCGTTCTAGAAAAGCCCCCTGCCCCATCGAAG ACTGGCATGTGGCAGTGCACATTTGAGGGAAACGCCGTCAATGTTTACTATGAGAAGCATGAACAGGAAACTGGTGAGAATGTGAAGAACATTCTTATGATACCAACAATTTCTGATGTTAGTACTGTAGAAGAATGGAGGTCAGTTGCCAAAGACCTTGTGGCACGAGAAGGAGAGGTCCGTTGCCGTGCTACCATCGTTGACTGGCCTGGCTTGGGTTATTCTGATAGGCCGTCGCTTAACTATAATGCTGATGTAATGGAGAATTTCTTGGTTCAACTGATGAATGCGCCTGATAGTCCAGTAGCAAGCTCAG ATGGCGACTTGATAGTTTTTGGAGGAGGTCATGCAGCAACTCTGGCACTTCGTGCTGCTGGAAAAGACCTTGTCAGGCCATCAGTCATTGCTGCTGTTGCACCTACGTGGGCTGGTCCCCTTCCAATTGTCTTTGGTCGAGGTTCTGATATGGAAGCAAG GTATGGACTGTTGAGAGGAACCCTAAGGGCTCCTGCCTTTGGTTGGATGATGTACAATGTACTCGTAAGCAATGAGAAGGCAATTCAGTCTCAGTACAAATCCCATGTTTACGCCAATCCAGACAATGTGACACCCAGCATTGTTGAAAGCCGATATGCGTTAACAAAACGAAAGGGCGCTCGTTATGTCCCTGCTGCATTCCTGACTGGCCTTCTCGACCCTGTTAAATCTCGGGAAGAGTTCCTCCAGTTATTCGCGGCATTAGATGGGAAGATACCGATTCTAGTTGTATCAACCTCGAGCTCTCCTAAGAGGTCCAAGGCCGAGATGGATGCTCTTAGAGGGGCCAAAGGTGTTACTAAATTTGTGGAGGTTCCAGGAGCTCTTTTGCCGCAAGAAGAGTATCCTTTGACGGTTGCAGAGGAACTCTACGTGTTCCTGCAGGAGGCTTTTGCTTCAAAGAGTGAAAttgcatag
- the LOC109706639 gene encoding glutathione S-transferase U10-like, with product MEEVKEVKLHGYVKSGYSTMVHYALRLKGVCYEYVEEDLKNKSEELLSLNPVYKKVPVLVVDGRPIAESLIILEFVDEVWKDNNPFLPQDPYERAKVRFWAQFFYQKLVPGGYAIRNSEGEARKKAAEEFVDSLIILEEGLRKDLYTGVPFIHGERPGLLDVILSGSHSTFNYLGGLAGVKLLEKERMPILCSSLDAFVELDAIKSMAQDFKIPKPPAPSAA from the exons ATGGAAGAGGTGAAGGAGGTGAAGCTCCATGGGTATGTGAAGAGCGGTTACAGCACCATGGTGCACTATGCACTTAGGCTCAAGGGCGTGTGCTACGAGTATGTGGAGGAGGATCTGAAAAACAAGAGCGAGGAGCTTCTTTCGCTGAACCCAGTCTACAAAAAGGTCCCGGTTCTCGTCGTGGACGGCCGGCCCATCGCCGAGTCGCTGATCATCTTGGAGTTCGTCGATGAGGTCTGGAAGGATAATAATCCGTTTCTACCGCAAGATCCTTACGAGAGAGCCAAGGTTCGGTTTTGGGCCCAGTTTTTCTACCAAAAG TTAGTTCCAGGTGGTTATGCCATCCGAAACTCCGAGGGAGAGGCGCGAAAGAAGGCGGCAGAAGAGTTCGTCGACAGCCTGATCATACTGGAAGAAGGTCTTCGTAAGGACTTGTACACCGGCGTCCCATTTATTCACGGCGAGAGGCCCGGCCTGCTTGACGTAATCCTCAGCGGGTCGCATTCGACGTTCAACTACCTCGGAGGCCTTGCAGGGGTGAAGCTACTGGAGAAGGAAAGAATGCCGATCCTTTGTTCCTCCCTCGACGCCTTTGTTGAGCTCGATGCGATCAAAAGCATGGCTCAGGACTTCAAGATCCCCAAGCCGCCCGCACCGTCGGCGGCTTAG
- the LOC109706840 gene encoding putative NAC domain-containing protein 94, with product MEEKSDHVDKSDEVMLPGFRFHPTDEELVGFYLKRKVQQKPLSIELIRQLDIYKYDPWDLPKLATTGEKEWYFYCPRDRKYRNSARPNRVTGAGFWKATGTDRPIYSSEGTKCIGLKKSLVFYKGRAAKGIKTDWMMHEFRLPSLADSSLPKRPLDKNIPANDSWAICRIFKKTNSMAQRALSHSWVSSFPATNEPEMFFNPQVSLGSQFGSENFSCITETASSVQFSCSKSSHEQDQLLPTTLTQPSFDASSYRPMINILESKPCFNPQPSVEMPTSFTFSPFEMPIQPKSTMDVASLLLNITPTILTDVEKASANSIDFSQPQECNVYTTSLPVEVNGDTCTINNSHWGTTRTINFPFNLPTNLPDEWKTNLTWDSPPCLSDVSTNYSTKKCYT from the exons ATGGAGGAGAAGAGTGATCATGTGGACAAGTCAGATGAAGTGATGTTGCCGGGGTTTAGGTTTCATCCTACAGATGAAGAGTTGGTGGGGTTTTATTTGAAGAGAAAGGTTCAGCAAAAGCCTCTTTCTATTGAGCTTATCAGGCAACTGGACATCTACAAGTATGATCCATGGGATCTTCCAA AGCTTGCAACGACCGGAGAGAAGGAATGGTACTTCTACTGCCCGAGGGACCGCAAATACCGCAACAGCGCGAGACCGAACCGAGTGACGGGTGCCGGCTTTTGGAAAGCCACAGGAACAGACAGGCCAATCTACTCTTCTGAAGGAACCAAGTGCATAGGCCTAAAGAAGTCTCTTGTCTTCTACAAAGGCCGGGCGGCGAAAGGCATCAAAACTGATTGGATGATGCACGAGTTTCGGTTGCCTTCGCTTGCCGATTCGTCGCTTCCCAAACGGCCTCTCGACAAAAATATTCCCGCTAAT GACTCATGGGCTATCTGTAGAATTTTCAAGAAAACCAATTCCATGGCACAAAGAGCACTATCTCACTCATGGGTCTCTTCATTTCCGGCGACGAATGAACCGGAGATGTTCTTCAATCCGCAGGTCTCGCTAGGAAGCCAGTTTGGTTCTGAGAACTTCTCATGCATTACAGAAACTGCTTCTTCAGTTCAGTTCAGCTGCAGCAAAAGCTCTCATGAGCAGGATCAGCTTCTGCCCACCACTTTAACCCAACCATCATTTGATGCTTCTTCCTACAGGCCAATGATCAACATTCTCGAAAGCAAACCATGTTTCAATCCACAACCAAGTGTAGAAATGCCCACAAGCTTCACCTTCTCGCCCTTCGAAATGCCGATCCAACCGAAGTCCACCATGGATGTGGCCTCTTTGCTGCTTAATATAACCCCCACTATACTTACCGATGTTGAGAAAGCCTCTGCAAATAGCATCGATTTTAGTCAGCCTCAGGAATGCAATGTGTACACAACCAGTTTACCGGTTGAGGTTAATGGAGATACATGCACCATCAACAACAGTCACTGGGGAACGACGCGAACAATCAACTTTCCTTTCAATTTGCCAACAAATCTTCCCGACGAATGGAAAACTAACTTAACATGGGATTCGCCTCCGTGCCTTAGCGACGTGTCGACTAACTATTCCACGAAGAAATGTTACACTTAA